The region AAGTGTATACAGTTTGTGGAGGGCTAAAAGTGCAGGAAACCATAAGCAAGTCAgtctgtaaactacagtagaatTTGCCTCTGTTGGACTGTGGGGCTTTTAGAGAAGAACACTATTTTGGGGAGAACAGTGTTCATCCGTTTCCCCTTAGATGTAAagggctttaattccagtttccCTCAGGAAAACATTTCTCAGAGGTCCTAATATTTCCTCTGCCACTTTTTCATCATCGAATGAGAAAAGCAGAGGTTCACATTCAGCAAAAATAACTTGAAGCCATGTTGTCCACTCCTCCTCTCAGCGGAACATCATTCGTACAAACTCTGTGAAAAGAGAGGATAAGATCTGTCAAAGATTAGAAgttcagacagtgtgtgtgtggtaaaataTGCATATTTTTGCTCTGTGTGGGAGTTGACAGTATCATATGTCTATATTTGACTTACAGTGATTTGACCCATAGTTGTTTATGATGGAGGAGACCACACTTTCCTTACATGGTTGAAACACAGTTTGCAAATATCAAAGCTATTTGAAGCTTTGCCAGAAAGTGGATAAAAGGAAGGAAATACAATGAGAGCGAAGAGTAAGGAAGACCAGTCGACATCAAGCATTCATGAAGCACTCCTGTCCCAGCAGATAGAGACTACCTTGCATACAGCATAAGTAGCAAAGTCTCTAGCTATTACAATATTATCTGTGATTGTATTATTATGCTGGTATAGATAAACAAGATCTGCATCAGCTTACCTTCAAAGTCAACATGCCCATCACCATTCAAGTCAATGTCTCTCAGGATATCCTCTATGTCCCTGTGGCCAACCTACAGTCCAGTAACATAGGAGGAACAAGTCTGTGCAAAAACAAACCGTTTTTAGTAGTGATGCATACATTGATTAAGCTACTCTGACAGACTTGATTCCGTAACCTCACCTGTTGTCCCAGCAACGTCCTCATGGCTTCTCTCAGCTCAGATGTGCTTATCGCTCCATCACCGTTGGTGTCAAACTTCAAGAGGAAAAAACAAACGATCACATTCATAATCCAGAGCCTGAAATATTAGAGAGAGACACAACATAACTACTTTTCTCCGtatcatcctctcctccctctctctctctgccaatcCGGTTTCTCACCTCTTTGAAGGCATCTCTTAGTTCTTTCACACCAATCATATCTGCAGTTTCAGCGAGAAGTTTGGGGCCCATCAACTCCACAAAATCCTCAAAATCAACATGACCTCCCACTTTACAAAAAGAGAAGAAACGAGCGAGAAAGAAGAAGTTAGTGGAGGGCATTAGCAAACCATGGTGTAATGTACCTGTACggcaaatacactatatatacaagaGTATGtcgacaccccttcaaatgagtggatttggctatttcagccacaccggttgctgacaggtgtataaaatcaagcacacagccatgcaatctccatagctaaacattggcagtagaatggccttactgaagagctcagtgactttcaaagtggcaccgtcataggatgccacctttccaataagtcagtttgtcaaatttctatcctgctagagctgccccggtcaactgtgagtgctgaagcacgtagaaatcgcctgtcctcggttgcaacactcactaccatgttccaaactgcctctggaagcaacgtcagcacaagaactgttcatctggagcttcatgaaatgggtttccatggccgagcagccacacacaagcctaagatcaccaagcgtcggttggagtggtgtaaagtttgtCGCCATTGGACActtgagcagtggaaatgcgttctctggagtgatgaatcacgcttcaccatctggcagtacggatgaatctgtgtttggcggacgccaggagaacgctacatgccccaatgcatagtgtcaactgtaaagtttggtggataagGAATAAGGGTCTCGgtctgtttttcattgttcgagcttggccccttagttccagtgaagggaaatcttaacactacagcatacaatgacattttagatgattctgtgcttccaactttgtggcaacagtttggggaaggccctttcctgtttcagcattcagcaaagcgaggtccatacataaatggtttgtcaagatcggtgtggaagaacttgactggcctgcacatagccctgacctcaacaccatcaaacacctttgggatgaattggaaggccCGTCcccactaatgctcgtggctgaatggaagcaagtccctgcagcaatgtttcaacatctagtggaaagccttcccagaagagtggaggctgttatagcagcaaagggggtaccaactccatattaatgcccatgatgttggaatgagatgttcgacgagcaagtgtccacatactttcacACTCTTACAATTCATGTTGATCTGTTGGCTCAGTTCTATCAACTCCATTTCAGTAGGCATGTATCCCATGGATCTCATACAGTTTCCCAGGTCTTTACAGCTGATGAAACCGTCTTTGTTCTTATCAAACTCCTTAAAAGCATCCCGCAACTCTGCAGAGAGAATACAGAGGAAGATTACTCTGGAGTGATCTGAACACGACTGTACTACTGCCACTACCAGCGACAACTACAGAGAGACAAGCACAGGAATGTACATGAAAAAACACTTACCATCAATCTCCTCTGGCCTCAACTTTCTGTCCTATTAGGGCAAAGAAGACAGTCTCAGTGTAATCAGAAttggaaataaaataaaatattaataaaAATCAACATCATGAATAAGTAATTTAGTGATAATAACAAAAGTCGTTCCTATTATATTCTTACACTATTATGCCAGGAACAAAGTGACTTTGAAAGGTAAATCAGCGGTCTGCTCCATGATAATTTATTCTGGTGCAACTCAAGTCAATAGCAATATAGTAAAGAATGAAGTCACTGGAATGTTTTCAAACATCTAATGACACCCATTCAGACTGCTCCCTGCGTCATCAGACACACAGCGCAGCCGGGAAACGCCTGTCTTTCATTCTGCAAAAGAATGTAGCTGTGTTCTTTTGTCAGGTCTGGCTTGCAATGAAAGCAACCTTTAAAGGatacagaggacagagagggagagagacatatccCAGAACCTTTAGGGGCTAACCTGCAGAAGCAGAGAGAAGTGTAAACACAGCATCAACTCTGACGTCAGGCCCAAAGAACTGTCTGACCGGAACCACTCACACATAAAACAGAGAGGCCCGAAGAGATACTGTTGGCTAAACATCAAGCAGCCATCAGGAGCCACAACACAAAGTCTTCGCCAATAACCTAAATCACACAGACCGCAGGTGTTTCCTTTGACATCATTCACAACAAACATAAAATGTAAAACAAAGTGTGTTGAACATGGCGTGTGTAGCCTCAGGTAAGGCCGTGTTTATTGTCTCACCAGCATATTCGTACCCACACATGCCACACatcaaattaaatttgatttgtcatatgcaccaaatacaaccttaccatgaaatgcttacttacaagcccttaacaaacaatgcagaGTAAGAAAATGCAAAATATTAAAGTAAAAAAAGTAGCACAATTAAATAAtcacgaggctatatacagggggtactggtaggggtaaagtgactacgcataggtaataaacagtgagtagcagcagcgtaaaatggggggggggtcaatgcaaatagcccgcgtagccatttgattaactgttcagcagtcttatggcttgggggtagaagctgtgtgtcacgttctgaccttagttcctttgtgatgtctttgttttagtatggtcagggcgtgagttgggtgggcagtctgttcttttttctatgatttggtatttctgtgtttggcctggtatggttctcaatcagaggcagctgtcaatcgttgtccctgattgagaaccatacttaggcagcctgtttttcacccttgagttgtgattattttctgtttcgtatctgtaccagacagaactgtttcggtttcatttcgtTCTCTTGTTGGTTTTGtattttagtgttctgagttctaTTAaagaatatgaacacttaccacgctgcgcattggtcctcacatTCTTCCACCACAGACAACCGTTACACTGTGaaggagccttttggacatagccgtggcgctccggtactgcttgccgtgcggtagcagagaaaatagcctgtgacttgggtggctggagtctttgacaatttttagggcctttgaCGCCGCTTGGTATGGAGGTCCGGATTGCagtaagcttggccccagtgatgtactgggctgtacacactatcctctgtagtgccttgcagttggtTGCCAAGCAGTTGCGGTGATTCAACCAGTcacgatgctctcgatggtgcagccgtataactttttgaggatctgaggaacattgccaaatcctttcagtcttCGGAGAgggaatacagtgcatttggaaagaattccAACCCCTTCCGCTTTTCCACAGTTACAGCTTTATTGTAAAATGGATGACGTTATTTTTTCCTCTCACTAATCTACacatgacaaagcgaaaatagaaataccttatttacataagaagaAGAAGGGCCTTAGAcaggggaggtgaccaagaacccaatggtcactctaacagagctcctccgtggacatgggagaaccttcaagaaggacaaccatctctgcagcactccaccaatcaggcctttatggtagagtggccaaacggaagccactcctcagtaaggcacatgacagtccgccaaaaggcacctaaaggcctctcagactatgagaaacaagattctctggtctgatgaaaacaagattgaactctttggcatgaatgccaagcgtcatgtctggaggaaaccaggcaccgctcatcaccctatagtgaagcatggtggtggcagcatcatgctgtagggatgtttttcagcggcagtgactgggagactagtcaggatcaaaggaaagatgaatggtgcaaacctgctccagagagcgcAGCACCTTAGACTGtggcgaaagttcaccttccaacagaacaacaacccttagaacacagccaagacaatgcaggagtggctttgggacgtgtttctgaatgtcctttagtgtcccagccagagcccggacctgaacccgatctaacatctctggagacctgaaaatagctgtgcagcgacactccccatccaacctgacaaagtttgagaggatctgcagagaagaatgggagaaacttcccaaatacaggtgtgccaagcttttagcgtcatacccaagaagacgcgaggctgtaatcactgccaaaggtgcttcaacaaagcactgagtaaagggtcggagttagaggtcgaccgattatgatttttcaacgccgataccgattattggaggaccaaaaaagccattACCGATTattaataaaaacacattttttgtaataatgacaattacaacaatactgaattaacacttattttaacttaatttaatacatcaataaaatcaatttagcctcaagtagataatgaaacgttaaatttggtttaaataatgcaaaaacaaagtgttggagaagaacgtaaaagtgcaatatgtgctatgtaagaaagctaacgtttcagttccttgctcaaaacacgagaacatatgaaagctggtggttccttttaacacgagtcttcaatattcccaggtaagaagttttaggttgtagttattataggactatttccctctataccatttgtatttcattaacctttgacaaggttgacgagctgacaaggtgaaaatctgtctttctgcccctgaacaaggcagttaacccaccgttcctaggccgtcattgaaaataagaatgtgttaactgacttgcctagttaaataaagattaaataaaggtgtaatctttttattttatttttattattattatttttaaaatcggcaaatcggcgcccaaaaagaccgatttccgattgttatgaaaacctgaaatcggccctaattaaatcgacCATTCCGAtgaattggtcgacctctagtctgaatacttatgttaatgtgatatttcagtttttgcattgtcattatggggtattgtgtgtagatgattgATGaaggaaatgtggaaaaagtcaaggggtctgaatactttacaaatgcactataggcattgtcgtgccctcttcacgactgtcttggtgtgtttggattatgatagtttgttggtgatgtggacaccaaggaacttgaagcgctcaacccgctccactatagCTCCATCGATGTAAATGGGGGCAtgcttggccctccttttcctgtagtccacaatcatctcctttgtcttgctcacgttgagggagaggttgttgtcttggaaccacactgccaggtctctgacctcctccctataggctgtcggtgatcaggcctaccaccgttttgtagtcggcaaacttaatgatggccacgcagtcgtgggtgaacagggagtacagggggggactaagcatgcacccgaggggcccccgtggtagatgtgttgttgcttaccctTACCAACTGGGGATGGTccgtctggaagtccaggatccagttgcagagggaggtttttagtccacgggtccttagcttagtaatgagctttgagggcaatatgttgttgagctgtagtcaatgaacagcattctcatgtaggtgttccttttgtccagatgggaaagggcagtgtggagtgcaatagagattgcgccatctgtggatctgttggggcggtatgtgaattggactgggtctagggtttctgggatgatagtgttgatgtgagccatgaccagcctttcaaatcacttcatgacTACAGACATGAGTACTATTGGTCAGTAGACAATTAGGCAGGtcaccttggtgttcttgggcacaggaactatggtggtctgcttgaaacatgtaggtattacataagaggttgaaaatgtcagtgaagatacttgccagttggtcaggagagcgtgatcacacagttgtccggaacagcttgttctctcatgcatgcttcagtgttgcttgcctcaaagcatgcattgaagtaatttagcttgtctggtaggcgcATGTCTCTGTGCAGCTCACGGCTGGGCTTCGCTTTGTAATCCTTAataatttgcaagccctgccacatctgatgagcatcagagccggtgtagtaggattcaatcttaaacaatattgatgctttgcctgtttgacggtTCGTCAAGGGATTTCTtaagcgtctggattagtgtccagctccttgaaagcagcagctctagactGTAGCTCAGTGCGGgtgttacctgtaatccatggcttctggttggaatatgtacgtacattcactgtggggatgacgtcatcgatgcacttattgataaagctggtgactgatgtggtatactcctcaatgccaacggctgaatcccggaacatattccagtctgtgctagcaaaacagtcctgtagctcagcatctgtgtcatctgaccacttccgtattgagtcacaggtacttcctgctttagtttttggttgtaagcaggaatcaggaggatagaattatggacaGACTTGCCAAATGGATGTGTTAAAATGTCTGATTGCATTtaccaaacaaacacacacacggatacaaaAATATGGGTTTCTGTGTCGAGACTTACTATTATCCAGGTCATTGCGCAGGAAGATGCAGGTGGTCCCATAATGTTGTGAATGAGAGCACAGTTTTGTGCTAGGGCCATGAGGGGCTCCTGAAAGGCCCTGTAAGGGCAAAGCCTCTTTCCTCGCAGAACTGCACCACACTGTACTGTCTCTTGTCTTCATGGACCAGCTTTCTAGGGGGGCAAGGGGGGTTCGGGTATATGGAGGGCAGTTAAACGTGATTTATGCTTGATCCGGCAATGCGAAGGACTCCGCATTTCTCCGTATAGCTCCGCACtaacatgattggttgacggtaggtgggggcaGTACATTCTGTATAAACACTTCCTTGACAAGTTCCTTCACAACAAACATGGAACACTTTGACGAAAGGCTATCTGAATAAGTTCGCAAATATAAACATCTTTGTGGTACTTCGTAGTGATTTAATGTAGGGATTTCAAAGacacaaaaatgtgttttaacTCCTGGAAGAACTGGGAAGTAATTGGGATAGAAGGACGCTAGATTAGCACACATTAAACAAATCTGATTTAACAAAGTGTATATATTCGTCAAATCCATCATGACTGATGTATTGTAACAAgcccacaatgtggttactaGAATCTGATTTGGATATACATTATTTAGCTGTTTTcgctgcataacatttagaagttgtcccttatcaggtttagaagaagtgacCGCTAAATGCTAACTCTCGTTCATATAAACTGGTAGCATAGCTACAATACCATACAGAAATTGGTTGTGGTAGTCAAAGTAgtttttaactgtaatgcagttgaaTGATGACGATGACCTGAATTGGGGTTGACAATGGTTTGGTTgagttccattgacctctttaccacaTCTATGAAAGGGGAAGCTTGAAACAAGAAGTGGAGACAGGCAGTTGCAGGACCAAAAAAATGAAGGGTTGAAGTGGAGATGCAGGTGGGAAAATGGTGCCGCCTTTTTACGTCATCATTTCTTGGCTGTGCTCCTATGTCAAGCACCGGGAAACTAAAGTGCAAGAAGTACGAATGCTCTGACTTCTGCGGAAGCTGCATTGTAGTAAATGCTGTATGGCCACTGCAGACACCAGATTGACCATAAATTGGTTTTGAGAAACCCGTAGTAATCAaatttcaattaaatgtatttgtaaagcccttcttacatcagctgatgtcacaaagtgctgtacagaaacacagcctaaaacaccaaacagcaagcaatgtaggtgtagaagcacggtggctaggaaaaactccctagaaaggccagaatctaggaagaaacctagagaggaaccaggctatgaggggtggccagtcagcAGCTATGGGACAGAATTAATACAAAGGTACAGTTGTGAGTTGTATTGTGTGTGAGAGCAGGGGAACAACTTTTACTGGGGATGGGGGATAGATGTCCCCCCcatattctgaaattgcattccccccagttttatcattggattgtgatacaaaacgaggcaacggtgtgctttaggatcATGCGGACGATTCCGAgtggtcaggtaggctgtttggagtgtttaacTGACTGGATAAAAAATTATGTCCCCCCATTTCTAAAACCAAAGATGGACACCTGTCTGTAATTCTCTAATTTCTTTAAAAATGTTGTAATAATATCTATTTGACATTTGCCTATTTGATTGTTTGTATTTTGTTTCTTcacaattattatttattattattattatttttaacgtCTTCCTTCTAGCTAGCCCATGTAGTTATTTCTTGAATATATTTAATTTTCTTAGGGAAAATTGTGATGCTAAATGTTTTTATCTATTTGCCCAGGGACTACAGCTGAAAACTATCCAGCAAAAATGTTAATTGATGTGCATTGTCCCTGTCaaataattaaaaatatatatacagtggggcaaaaaagtatttagtcagccaccaattgtgcaagttggcccacttaaaaagatgagagaggcctggaattttcatcataggtacacttcaactatgacagacaaaaatgagaaaaaaaatccagaaaatcacattgtaggatcttttatgaatttatttgcaaattatggtggaaaataagtatttggtcaataacaaaagtttctcaatactttgttatataccctttgttggcaatgacagaagtcaaacgttttccgtaagtcttcacaaggttttcacacactgttgctggtattttggcccattcctccacgcagatctcctctagagcagtgatgttttggggctgttgctgggcaacatggattTTCAActcccaaagattttctatggggttgagatctggagactggctaggccactccaggaccttgaaatgcttcttacgaagccactccttcgttgcccaggcggtgtgtttgggatcattgtcatgctgaaaggcccagccacgtttcatcttcaatgcccttgctgatggaaggaggttttctctcaaaatctcacgatacatggccccattcattctttcctttacacagatcagtcatcctggtccctttgcagaaaaacagccccaaagcatgatgtttccacccccatgcttcacagtaggtatggtgttctttggatgcaactcagcattctttgtcctccaaacacgacaaattgagtttttaccaaaaagttatatctgaccatatgatattctcccaaacttcttctggatcatccaaatgctctctagcaaacttcagacgggcctggacatgtactggcttaagcagggggacacgtctggcactgcaggatttgagtctctgccggcgtagtgtgttactgatggtaggctttgttactttggtcccagctctctgcagatcattcactaggtccccccgtgtggttctgggatttttgctcaccgttcttgtgatcattttgaccccacggggtgagatcttgcgtggagccccagatcgagggagattatcagtggtcttgtatgtcttccatttcctaataattgctctcacagttgatttcttcaaatcaagctgcttacctattgcagattcagccttcccagcctggtgcaagactacaattttgtttctggcgtcatttgacagctctttggtcttggccatagtggagtttggagtgtgactgtttgaggttgtggacaggtgtcttttatactgataacaagttcaaacaggtgccattaatacaggtaacgagtggaggacagaggagcctcttaaagaagaagttacaggtctgtgagagccagaaatcttgtgaccaaatacttattttccaccataatttgcaaataaattcattgaaaatcctacaatgtgattttctggaatttttttctctcattttgtctgtcatagttgaagtgtacctatgatgaaaattacagtcctcatctttttaagtgggagaacttgcacaattggtggctgactaaatacttttttgccccactgtatgaatGACCTGTTCAATGTGCTTAGGGCCCTGCCTTTGACCTGTTAATTATGTCATGCTGCATCTCAGTCATATTGTAATATTATCAGTCCTTAGCTTGTGCTGCTACCTTTTATCAAATGtaatttctacaatgtagaaaatagtaaaaataaagaaaaaacctggaatgagtagctgtgtccaaactttctactggtactgtatatttttgttgttgtttctctgtaatactactagccacctagcaatgTTATGACGATGGCTTTAGCTAgaccagataggttcccaatctcatGACTAGCTACCAAGATGCAATTTCAGGCTatccattttttaaatgtttttatttcacctttatttaaccaggtaggccagttgagaacaagttcgcatttacaactgtgacctggccaagataaatcaaagcagtgtgacgagttacacatgggataaacagacgtacagtcaataacacagtagaaaaatctagatacagtgtgtgcaaatgtagtaagcttagggaggtaaagcaataaataggccatagtggtgaaataattacaatttagcattaacactggagtgataga is a window of Oncorhynchus mykiss isolate Arlee chromosome 11, USDA_OmykA_1.1, whole genome shotgun sequence DNA encoding:
- the LOC110535058 gene encoding calcium-binding protein 1-like, with the translated sequence MVLLLPYEGRQSTWFGPRCEKTLQVIQPHRHHRKTTRDDRPPANHHSHTQPTHLDPRIQPHSDCRDDTALFFESRDHTRPSSSTIGNASMPSPAFSSPIPVSSRSSHRSGRSSAASFESDFNLRPILSSVFGQDRKLRPEEIDELRDAFKEFDKNKDGFISCKDLGNCMRSMGYMPTEMELIELSQQINMNLGGHVDFEDFVELMGPKLLAETADMIGVKELRDAFKEFDTNGDGAISTSELREAMRTLLGQQVGHRDIEDILRDIDLNGDGHVDFEEFVRMMFR